The genomic stretch aaaagaaattctagatgagtttatatttttacaatactGTATCTCATCTCAAATAACTTTATACATTGTCTACCCCATCTAAACTTGCATGCAAAATAAGAACTGGCAAGCCTTCAGACTTCAATCACAGTATTCCATaggctatattttaaatctattgcattagttgaaatttattttgcagAGTATGTTAACAAATAgattctaacatttaaaaaatcattatgatttttttctgtttttgtcttccaaATTTCTCTGAGCAGTGAATTACTGGAGGGAAAATACCCACATCTAACATTGTGTCTGGTACCAGTCTCAGATTTATGCCAAACACCAGTAGGTATTCAAAAGTGTGGTCCCTTTAAAACAGCAGGCCGGATATCACCTTTCTGTCTTCAAAGATTCAAACCAGACTTCCAATCTGGGATTTCTCTACAGAGGGTTGGCTGCTTCCCAGTTAATGTGAGTTTTGTAAAATTTGCATTTCATGAGAACAGTGTTGTGTAAACATATATTGTGTCACTTTACCTGCTATTTACTGAAATCAGAGAGTTTAGCCTCTGAAATTTATGGTTCTCTGGAGCTATCAAAAATCAGTCATACGAATGGACTAGCTGTAGACTCAGGATATCAATAAAACTAGGCAGTGAAATTTGCCTATAATTATACTATATTTAGATTAATAGTTATTACtatcaaaaacatttttccccAAAACACCTCAAGGGTAAAACTGAATGGTAAAGTTTTTTTCAGGATGATGAATTTTCAAACATTTCCAAGAGCATAATCACCTATTTTAAGTACTGTAAACTCTGTTATATTTCATTTGGATAAGTATCTAATAAGCAATTATTACATATCCTCTCATTTAAATTAccactgaaaactagaaataatctttatTTAATATGGCTGTTTTTAACACCATATGGAAGGGgaaataactaaatgaaaattGTTCACGTAAATGTGATGGGAGTGGGGGGGGGAGCAGTATTTCTTGACATGTGGCATGTCACTCAGGAAAGTAAAAGGCCCATCATATCCAAAATGCCAGCTTGGATATTCCCTTGCCACCCACTTGACGAACAGACATACCACATGGCATTAAATGCTGCAACCTTTCCTAAAAATGCCACTTGGATTGGTCCGCTGTGGTGAGTATATAAGAACTCTTGGTCTGTCTCTTGAGTTTGTGAGTTCAAAGGGAAGAATCTAGTAAATAACACTGGCTAAATTTTGCCCTCAGATGTTTGGCATAAATGATTTGTGAGGATATTGGAACCTTTGGCTGTTTTCACACCAATGAAATATATTATGCTACTTGAAAAAAATTCTACAGAACATAATGCTACACAGTCACATTCGACTTTTTGCAAAAGTATCAAAGAATATCTTTTAGAAGCAGTACTTATAAAGCCCTACATACTCCTCAGATATTTCCCAGGATTTATTCTCTCGGCTAGTAGGAAAAcaatcttaatattttatttattcttcataaatacaatgtatataatataaaacattttgtgCACATGTTTCcagcaatttcattttctttgcatcTTTACATAAGGTAGTAGCTCATAACTCTTTCTGTGGACatgtattttccagttttctacACTTTATGTGTTCACGTGttgtaaaaacatatttaaaaattgaattaccaGTAAAAATATTGAATGTACAGGTCATTACGCTCCCACAAATgcaaaatacattgaaaaattatataaacagaaaattgCATATGAAAGTAATATGAggcatatattttcttctattatttattttctccctaaAGAGTTCTAATTGATTAACTCTCAAGAgacaaaatgtaattttataaaacCACTGTATTGTTCAGATTTAGGAGACAACCTAAGAAGATGATTCTGAGTAGGTAGGATTTTTGCTATTACTGTTATGTGAAAAAGACAGCACAATTAAATGACAGATTGTTACATATCTCCTTAACAAGAGGGGCAAACTGATACTACAAGCAGCCAGAAcaacataattaaaatagaattccAAGGTTATATTAATAGAGTAATAAGTTAATTAAAACCAAGATCAACTGAACTTTCTATTTACACCAGTTCAGACAGCCCAAGAGGAAAAGAACTCTATTTTAGAGACATATGTGACTCTTTGAGCTTCTGTCATCCAGGTGCCATTTCTGATGGAGCACATGTGCAATGAACAGTtggcaaagaaggaaaaagattaCTGTAGATGTATGTGCAGATAGTCTCTCTAATGATATAAAATACTTCCAGAAAGAGAGCAGGGCtttgtcataaaataaaaaatttcccatgactttttgttctttctgaatGTGATTTGAGTATGTTTCTGTAAATAAGAATATATACTAAATTATGATGTATATAGAACAAAAACAGGCTTAGTAATCTGGAAATGATGGAATTATACACATAAATTGGCAATGACATTTGAAAAATTTAGGATCTGgtttccatttcatctaaatgTATCATGTATAGGGTGGCTGTCAAagcagaaatatatataaaagtatctaGTAGCACATACTATACTGCATTGCTAGGTAAGGTTCTTTTCTTGATATCCTATGCAACTATTTAAAATCATATGTCTGCAAACTGAAAATATTAGCAGAAAGAATTAAAGATGTTACAGTTTCAGTATTGAAAGTTTTGGTCCCAAAGGGTGCTTTCATAaagttatttctctttcatgcaTTGATTCCTGCTTAGCTAATCTTCATCTTGGTCCAGATCAGGGTCAACATCTGTGGTGAGTCTGAGATAAAAGAAAGCATAGAAAGCCAGTAGTAGTGCCAATATAGCCGCAAGTACAAGGCCAACttcctgggaagaaaaaaaaagtagacttgAAATTGATGAAAAAAGATTGGTTAATGTTATTAGTTTCACCAGATAAAATaaccatattattccatggtCTAGAATGAATAATTTGAATCTAGTAATCATATCCTTTTTACCATTTTTTGCCATTAAGAAACTTGTTTTGTACTTGGCAAGTCCCAATGAAATGGCAAATACATCAGTGGGTGAGTCATTGGTATTATTATGTCTAGCTACTTTGTTTTTTCCTAATagtaacattaaaaatgtatcattttaatatatttttatagttggGATATCAGGATGTTCAATACAAGCAATGCAGTTGGTATCTACACAGTTGATCTGTTTTCTATTTGAGTGTGTTTAACTTTATTTGTGGCTTCAATACATTCAGTATTAATGATAGCATTTgggcacagtttttttttttttagattaccattccttttcattgtaaAGAAACAGTTGTTTCTAGATTATATTACAGTACAGTTTATCACAACTGTGAAGGATGGGTCCAGATTTTTCATTTGTGATGTGATGTGGATTAAATTAATCAACTATATTGAAATAATGTTACtcatatattataaaaatcatattatctCTCAaaaagtatgtgtatgtatatatctctCGGTGTGTATACCTTCCAGAACTTTCTTAACATTAACATATCATTTggccatatcaaaaaaaaaaaaaaaaaaaaaagaagcaaatagagTGCCAGTTCAGTATCCTAAAGGGCCTAATACTATATTCTAATTTCTACTGTGTATTATGCCCTTTACCTGGCACTGTTTTACAGAGAAGcaatttatttgcatttacaGGAATGTAGTTTACATTTCACAAGAAGGTAAAGTCAgtaataataaactttaaaagcattaaaatgaATTTGGCTTATAATCAACATGGAATTTTTACATGAATGTTGAatttataaatagatattttatacaGATTTTTAGTTtcacaattatatttatttagatgtccaaattatgaaaataaatattaataaaaacaaagaggttGAAAAACTCAGTGTCAAAAATTTTtgtaagatttcattttttaaatctaatataCCAACATAATATCAAAGGAAagtgaattttttctttgttgcagTTGAAACACTTTGGCATCTCAAAAGGGCATGGTAGCATCAGAcaggtttcatttattttcttatatccaCAGCTGTGCTCCCAGACCCATCTGGTTACACAGCTACTAATTTTAAGAGGATGTAATAAACAAGTGACACACAACTGCAAACTCCATCTGTTCTGTATAGTGGACAACAAAACTGTTCAACAGCAGTCCCCATTCACCCAATCTTAATGAAAGAATTAAGTTTGTACTCTTGATTGGAGGCCATGATTCGTATCTTATTGATAATCAGTTCTAATTGCGGCTTTTCAATTCCTTGTCCTTAAAACAACTCTGTATCATTTCACTATATATTTTCAGAACACCCAGAGGCATGAAAAGGCATTTAAGGGGTAGGAAGCAGAGAATATTCATAGAACACCACTTCAGAAGACCCATTAATTCATTACATCTGTTCAATGTACAGTGTGGGTGTGGCTTAAAGGTACTAGGTGGAAAGGTATAGCcaataattttcttcaaaaattatctCTTCATTGAGGAGACAAGCATTGTAGAGGCTGAGTGTCTGGAGAGTTGAAACAAtggtaaaatttgaaaataatgctTACAGGATGCTAGTGACACCAACCATAACTTGGAGACCTACAAGCATTTATGATTCCCTTGCCCCCTTTGGCTATTTTTAGCTttaaatcaaaaagaacaaaaaagaacaaacataaCATTTCAAGCTGGCTCATCCCAAGGGGTTGCTGGCAGGATCTGGTTGGcacttgaatattttatttatgtaacaagACTAAAATTGTGATCCTTATTCTTTCATTGTAATTATGCTTTTCATATAAaccttttaaatacaaaaatcaactcattaACAAATGTAAGTCCTTTCCATCTAAATGCTAGAAAATCGGTATTTGCATTCTGAATAAAAGTTAGTGATGCTGTAATTcttgaaaaataatcttttaattgAGCAGCAACTAAATAGCAAACTTAGTTGTGCAAACATTTTTTAGGTGGCACTCATTGCATTACTGGGTAATAAAGTATgcgattttctttatatttctaaaacacagaaaattaaaaagtacctttttaatagaaattaagTCTAGGTTTCAGAACAATGTATTAATATCTTACACGGATATTGCTAACTGTTCCCTCAGAACGCTTTCTATTACTAAACATACATTTACAAAAAGCACTAGAAGCTTCTGAGGGTTAAGCCCCTATTGTATAATTTTTCCTATCTCTAGCCCATGATTTCTCAATCAGTACTGTTGATTTGATATGGTAATTAAATCTATGAGTGATTTCTTGTATAAGCTCTTCCAAGATGAtcatgtcttactcatctttcttTTCACAGGTGCTAtactattataatatttattgtaatttataGTAATGAAATATTGAGTAAAATTTATATAATCTTTATACAGGGATATTAAAATtactaatgtttttaaaactttacaacACTAATATGCATAATACTATCTCAAAGCCAATCTGAGAAcattttgtaatatataatatggcAACACAATGCTCACTTTAGGAGGGTATCTTAAGGCTGATGACAAACACTGAAGGAGAGACTTACTTACACAAACTGGGAATGGCTAATTCAAACAAATGTTGTCTCAATCAGCTAATAATTCATAAACGACTTCTATGCATTCAATTCAATGTCCAGTGTTTCTAGCGTATTATTGAACTCTCCTGACAACATTATGAGGTAAATggcaaaatttccattttataaatgcgCCAACTTAGACTTAGCTAGGTCATGGCAAAACGAAGGGGCAAAGGGGATAGGATTCTAGGCCTTCTTATCCTGAGCTCAGTGCTGTTCTCATTGCTGTTATTCTTCTGTCCATGCATCTCTTCATATTTTCTATAGATTCGAGTTATATGAAGAGTATATCTATGATTCATTCAAAATACTATGTAGTAAAGTGATAAGATATTACAATATTACAATCATTCTATATCAACTAGATAAGAGTAAAATATGTTTGATGTTCATTAGTCCTTAGTTGCTTCTCTGACATTATCAATATGGATAAAATCACTCACTGGggaaattaaaaagcattaaatgGCAATTGCTGAAAGAAACTTTGTTATTTAAAACCCTATGCCAAAATGACAAGGCAATCAAAGTTTGACAGGGCAAACTAATTAGTATGCCAGATTTGAAATGTAAAACATCTTCAAGGTCCTGATTCTAAAAAGTTTCATATCATCTTAATAGGCTCTTCATATAAATTTTCAAGCCAAGTAAGTAATATTTAAGGttaaggtttttgttttccatAGGTTTACAAATCAAAATGATATGCTAGCTTATTAAAAAGGAGCTATATTCTGCTGTCAGTTTGAAAGTTTTCTGTTGatactttaaatattaaataaaatctaagaaaaatgttttctcctagAAAGATTAGCAAATtctacagtatttttaaaaagatactagATAACTGCACTATAAGGCAGACCTTATCTCATACTGGGaacattattatttcttcaaatttaaaGAATAACAACAATTATAGGAGCAAATGTATGCAAAGATGTGTGTATAAAGgtggtatataaataaataaatagctgtaCTATTTCTCAAATCCTAATATCTAACTTCTCATCATATTGTGCCACAAGAGGCTTTTGTTACTCCatatttttctaagaaacaaacaaactaactaaaACAACAAATATCCCACTGTATTGTGAAAGATAAAAGTAAGTGATATATTGCCTTTGAGGGCAATGACAGACAATGTTCTCGCTTCAAGAAATGGTCATCAAGTAACCAaatgtaaaagtttaaaaaactcaacactgcttttttaaaaagtcacgtcataaagaatttttttaatgaatgaaatttcacatgaaattagaaaaatacttcaaaagaTGAATCTTCTCTCATTTGAACAAAAAGgcaatttacttttcttttcaataaaaactGACACACAGCACTGAAGAAATGGTGTTGTGCAAACATACTGCATCACACAGCAATGCTTGATCAAAATCAGCAATCAGGAGCAAAAAGAAGGCAGTGTTTCGTGATCATAATAGCAAATTCTGGAAGACAACCAAATATATCATCTGGCAGTTCAACAGCTGTTACAGCTTGGTAGTAATACCTTGGCATTTGCTGTAAGCTATAACTCAGAAAAATTGATTTTGCATCTGCCAGATAAaacccaaaatctccttttaacatgttaatatttaaataaaatatatgtactgGTCATTTTTGTTTTACACCTTTAATAGTAGAGTTGTCAAATTAATTCTTCTATTAATAGTTTAATTCAACTCTAAATATCTGGCAAAAGATTGACATGGTCAATAATTTAAATGCAATTTGTTGAGATTCATTGTGTTAGCACATTAAATTAATATCTGCTAACATCATTCTCAGTTGTATTTATCCCTCTTAAGCAGATAAGACACTGGTATTCTGAAAGAACAAGTTTAGGAAGGCCATTATAATTTCATCAGAAAGTACTGACAACAATAAGATAAGTAgagtaaaattacatatattaatgATCTCAGTATATATAATTACAACTGCAATTTAAAcaactataaaatgaaatttattgaaaaatgaaagaaatttctgACGAACGCCACATACATTACTGAAATGTCTGAATAATACACACAGTAgctagagagaaaataaattgcacCTTTAAGTATAACTGATTCTCTTAAGTGACATTGTTTTAAGACCCTTCAAAATCTCAGAATAGGAAGGATGTTTTCCATTAAGTAAATTCTTTACAAAAACCTTCAAGTCTGGCATTCTATTTAGATTGTGAAATGTcataaaacatttagaatttaACATTTATGCAATCcagttttagaaaatgaaatggcATGCACATATCAAATTTTACAGTTATCAAATAGAGGTTTACCTTTATGCCTATTGCTGTTTTCTTTGCTTCTGCTTTTAATTTGGTTGCTCGTAAAATAGGTTTAGTTTTTTTATAATCCTGTTTACCTAAAAAGAAATAGTTTCAGACAATGAGTTATGCTTATATATAATTAAGTTTAACAATCATTTGAAATGTCAAAGAATGTTTAAATACAGTGAAACAGGGACACAGAATTGCAAAGTAGTTCCCAGTTGTGGTAACCATAAACTTGTCACCAAAAGGTcaacttttccttctctcttactTTTTCAGGAAGAAGATACTGA from Rhinopithecus roxellana isolate Shanxi Qingling chromosome 9, ASM756505v1, whole genome shotgun sequence encodes the following:
- the TRIQK gene encoding triple QxxK/R motif-containing protein, whose product is MGRKDASTIKLPVDQYRKQIGKQDYKKTKPILRATKLKAEAKKTAIGIKEVGLVLAAILALLLAFYAFFYLRLTTDVDPDLDQDED